A genomic stretch from Methanorbis rubei includes:
- a CDS encoding DUF5803 family protein → MRSANRDRPDHRSTALRAVIAVLLIAALLVLPVSANSVVYAVSEDGSTLFAEAALVNQSGYLLMSPGFIGEGGELKANNVTLTAENGTVVNTTKSSTELKFPEGNYTLTYDAPIDGNLIYAQYLVPFNTTVLLPSAFHTNNLILGPVRDGGVTYTGDEAASLLEEMSLDPESYGTVVVWTESKDVEMRFYPVSYDTFFPIFVVVWLVIFGIAGYRYWRLRRKPIYP, encoded by the coding sequence ATGCGCTCCGCCAATCGAGATCGACCCGACCATCGAAGCACTGCTCTCCGTGCTGTAATCGCAGTACTGCTGATAGCTGCGCTGCTGGTGCTGCCGGTATCCGCGAACTCTGTGGTGTACGCGGTGTCTGAAGACGGTAGCACGCTCTTTGCAGAGGCCGCTCTGGTAAACCAGAGCGGCTATCTGCTGATGTCTCCCGGTTTTATCGGGGAAGGCGGAGAGCTGAAGGCGAACAATGTTACGCTGACTGCGGAGAACGGAACGGTAGTAAATACTACCAAAAGTTCAACGGAGCTGAAGTTTCCTGAAGGAAATTATACGCTGACCTATGATGCCCCTATTGACGGGAACCTCATCTATGCACAGTATCTGGTGCCGTTCAATACAACCGTTCTGCTGCCGTCAGCGTTTCATACGAATAATCTGATTCTCGGACCGGTCAGAGATGGCGGTGTGACCTACACCGGAGATGAGGCGGCCTCTCTTCTTGAGGAGATGAGTCTTGATCCTGAAAGTTACGGGACGGTTGTGGTCTGGACTGAGTCCAAAGATGTGGAGATGCGGTTTTATCCGGTAAGTTATGACACATTCTTCCCGATCTTTGTGGTGGTCTGGTTAGTTATCTTCGGTATTGCCGGATACCGGTACTGGCGTCTGCGAAGAAAACCAATTTATCCATAA
- the thrC gene encoding threonine synthase has product MYRLVCVHCGAEYPPDAIVYNCEKCGHLLAVKYDLDKITITRKELNQRPISVWRYKEFLPVRIEPVTLQEGGTPLYHLKKIGEELGLPNLYAKHEGMNPSGSFKDRGMTLGVSMAKQLGKNIVACASTGNTSASMAVYAAKAGMPSVVLLPAGHVALGKVAQALMHGAKVISIRGNFDRALEMVHELCVSHGIYLLNSINPYRLEGQKTIGFEAVDQLGCVPDRIVLPVGNAGNISAVYKGLCEWRDVGFIDTLPMMTAIQAEGAMPVVNAIKGNLPEVVVEQNPETVASAIRIGAPVNAEKALRAIHETKGTAESVTDAEILAMQRDLARYEGIGVEPASAASVAGIRKLAEQGMLDPREKIVCVVTGHLLKDPETVIKQCAPPIEIDPTIEALLSVL; this is encoded by the coding sequence ATGTATCGCCTCGTCTGTGTTCACTGCGGTGCGGAGTATCCTCCGGACGCAATTGTGTACAACTGTGAGAAGTGCGGCCATCTTCTGGCCGTCAAATATGATCTCGATAAGATCACCATCACCCGCAAAGAACTGAACCAGCGCCCGATCTCGGTCTGGAGATACAAAGAGTTCCTGCCGGTCAGAATTGAACCGGTCACCCTGCAGGAGGGAGGAACTCCCTTGTACCATCTGAAAAAGATCGGTGAAGAGCTGGGGCTGCCGAATCTGTATGCAAAGCACGAGGGTATGAATCCGTCCGGCTCCTTTAAGGACCGCGGCATGACGCTCGGTGTTTCGATGGCAAAACAGCTCGGCAAGAATATTGTTGCCTGTGCGTCAACCGGCAACACGTCTGCATCGATGGCAGTGTATGCGGCAAAGGCAGGAATGCCGTCGGTCGTTCTGCTGCCGGCAGGCCACGTGGCTCTCGGCAAGGTTGCCCAGGCACTGATGCATGGAGCAAAAGTCATCTCGATTCGCGGAAACTTTGACCGCGCTCTTGAGATGGTGCACGAGCTTTGTGTCAGCCACGGCATCTATCTGCTGAACTCGATCAATCCGTACCGGCTTGAGGGTCAGAAGACGATTGGTTTTGAGGCGGTTGATCAGCTTGGCTGTGTGCCGGACAGAATTGTTCTGCCGGTCGGCAACGCAGGAAACATCTCTGCGGTCTATAAGGGTCTGTGCGAGTGGCGCGATGTCGGTTTCATTGACACGCTGCCAATGATGACGGCCATTCAGGCTGAAGGTGCGATGCCTGTTGTGAACGCGATCAAAGGCAATCTGCCTGAGGTTGTTGTGGAGCAGAATCCTGAGACGGTTGCGTCCGCAATTCGTATCGGTGCTCCGGTAAACGCAGAGAAGGCTCTGCGCGCTATCCACGAGACGAAGGGAACCGCAGAGTCCGTGACCGATGCAGAAATTCTTGCGATGCAGCGTGACCTTGCGCGCTATGAGGGTATCGGTGTTGAGCCGGCATCCGCTGCATCCGTTGCCGGTATCCGCAAGCTTGCCGAACAGGGCATGCTTGACCCCCGCGAGAAGATTGTCTGTGTGGTTACCGGCCACCTGTTGAAGGATCCGGAAACGGTGATTAAGCAATGCGCTCCGCCAATCGAGATCGACCCGACCATCGAAGCACTGCTCTCCGTGCTGTAA
- a CDS encoding metal-dependent hydrolase, whose translation MKGSTHILLSLLTGLVILAPIAGLIHWSWSIIILLGIFFGSIAPDVDKGRESAIFHSAIPGAKGRRFFLTPVIGYFLYIFCYKPLSMIFVGIFGQKILPKQGHRELPHSPIGVICMSLLLTFWIWLFCFVLSYIPYLEFLRDNLLIWIFGAAFLLGCFLHLLEDTCDNSGIHYLYPFSFRRVRGTVTSDGHDVRPKIYSITLLVVAVVLFFGFLFSRIDTSYAYWATFLVPVALWIVFLKISGVPAKKVVWE comes from the coding sequence GTGAAAGGCTCAACCCATATATTACTCAGCCTCCTGACCGGTCTTGTCATTCTCGCCCCGATCGCGGGACTTATCCACTGGTCATGGTCGATTATCATTCTGCTTGGCATCTTCTTTGGATCAATAGCGCCGGACGTGGACAAAGGCCGCGAGTCGGCAATCTTCCACTCGGCAATTCCGGGAGCCAAAGGCCGGAGATTTTTCCTGACTCCGGTTATCGGCTACTTTCTCTACATCTTCTGCTACAAACCGCTCTCGATGATCTTTGTCGGCATCTTCGGTCAGAAAATTCTCCCGAAGCAGGGACACCGCGAGCTCCCGCACTCGCCGATTGGTGTCATCTGCATGTCGCTGCTTCTGACATTCTGGATCTGGCTGTTCTGTTTCGTGCTGTCCTATATTCCGTACCTCGAATTCCTGCGCGACAACCTTCTCATCTGGATCTTCGGCGCGGCGTTTCTGCTTGGATGTTTCCTGCATCTGCTGGAAGATACCTGCGACAACTCAGGCATTCACTATCTCTACCCGTTTTCGTTCCGCCGCGTCCGTGGCACGGTCACGAGCGACGGCCATGATGTCAGGCCGAAGATCTATTCAATCACTCTCCTGGTCGTTGCGGTTGTGTTGTTTTTCGGATTTTTATTCAGCAGAATCGATACTTCGTATGCGTACTGGGCGACATTTCTCGTGCCGGTTGCGCTCTGGATTGTGTTCCTGAAAATTTCCGGTGTGCCGGCAAAAAAAGTGGTGTGGGAATAA
- a CDS encoding ComEC/Rec2 family competence protein: protein MVAKKSGRTSSARKKKSKNMPKQIAAAVVVIAAAVCVLIFGGGMAGPATSTTLAPLITDEHAFSMHVIDVGQADAILLSKDGKFALVDAGETMKPSEREARDKLFAYLDSLNVTRLEFLLLTHQDYDHIGSALDVLKKYEVGTVYDNGVVHTSATYEKLMTHILDQKIPYRVVAAGDVITSPWQGVTLEVLSPQKDLIMSGKNPDINENSVVIKAVYQNVSYLLTGDAEKKAEEAMLAAGEDLNADILKAGHHGSSTSSTQKFLNAVSPAVIVISLGEGNEYGHPHKEPLERFVQMTEHIYRTDMDGDVVVTTDGNVYSVVTRKAHIYENVIVPNQAAA from the coding sequence ATGGTTGCAAAAAAATCCGGACGAACATCTTCGGCACGCAAGAAGAAATCAAAGAATATGCCAAAGCAGATTGCAGCAGCAGTGGTGGTGATTGCTGCGGCCGTCTGTGTGTTGATCTTCGGCGGCGGTATGGCAGGCCCGGCGACCTCGACCACTCTTGCGCCACTCATCACGGATGAGCACGCGTTTTCGATGCATGTGATCGATGTGGGGCAGGCTGATGCCATTCTTCTGTCCAAAGACGGAAAGTTTGCTCTGGTCGATGCAGGCGAGACGATGAAGCCGTCAGAGAGGGAAGCGCGCGACAAACTTTTCGCATATCTTGACTCGCTGAATGTGACAAGACTTGAGTTCCTGCTGCTGACGCATCAGGATTATGATCACATTGGCAGCGCGCTTGATGTGCTGAAAAAGTATGAGGTGGGCACGGTCTATGATAATGGCGTTGTCCACACTTCGGCGACCTATGAAAAACTGATGACTCATATTCTGGATCAGAAAATTCCCTACCGCGTGGTTGCAGCAGGAGATGTTATCACTTCGCCCTGGCAGGGTGTGACGCTTGAGGTTTTGTCGCCGCAAAAAGATCTGATCATGTCAGGCAAAAACCCTGACATCAATGAAAACTCGGTTGTGATCAAAGCAGTCTATCAGAATGTGTCCTACCTTTTAACAGGAGATGCGGAGAAGAAGGCTGAGGAGGCAATGCTTGCGGCAGGAGAGGACCTGAATGCAGATATTCTGAAGGCAGGTCATCACGGAAGTTCGACGTCTTCCACGCAGAAGTTCCTGAACGCGGTGAGTCCTGCAGTAATTGTCATCAGCCTTGGCGAGGGCAATGAGTACGGGCACCCGCACAAAGAACCTCTCGAGCGGTTTGTGCAGATGACTGAACACATCTACCGGACCGATATGGACGGGGATGTGGTTGTGACAACAGACGGAAATGTGTACTCTGTGGTTACGCGAAAAGCCCATATCTACGAGAATGTGATTGTACCGAATCAGGCAGCAGCATGA
- a CDS encoding DUF3006 domain-containing protein, translating into MSEKLLITVDAIEGEKASLLLRLPEEERPFGVVPLSMLPEGVAVGDILSISFQAEPEMTEEARRRVAALHEKLMRR; encoded by the coding sequence ATGAGTGAGAAGCTGCTGATAACGGTTGATGCTATAGAAGGGGAGAAGGCGTCGCTTCTTCTCCGGCTGCCGGAAGAGGAGCGACCGTTTGGGGTCGTCCCTCTTTCCATGCTGCCGGAGGGCGTAGCTGTCGGCGACATTCTGTCGATCTCGTTTCAGGCCGAGCCTGAGATGACGGAGGAAGCACGACGGCGGGTAGCGGCGCTGCATGAGAAGCTGATGCGAAGGTAA
- a CDS encoding flippase — protein sequence MPPAIISRISEIPPIQRQSMIQISVTIAITLLGFLSTMLFTHLLGKDLMGVYFLFLAYFGIFNMIGDGGFGSAAVKRISEGKDQNEYLTAYATLRLILIIVSTLILLVIGPYFVDLEGYNMVMWIIIALAAAFFGHTITYGVYSLGHVGIWNLSTGINEISRISIQVIAVLLGYSVAGLFGGFVIGLILSGIACIKYFTFKPARFGFRHLQSLFTYSMWAFLITTGSVVLTYTDTIFIGYFMTNGDVGVYRVALQLTTIGTFITAAIASTLTPKFSNWSAKGDLTQIPGILTRSITYGLLLAVPTAAGGILLSERLLYFFYGADFAVGGTACAILLLLQIVNVFMVFFGTTLSAIDHARQSFYATASAALLNIVLNVALIPLIGIEGAAVASLISIILNAVLLRHFLKRYVPIRFEAKPIIHIIASALLMAAFIFIYKEFVPLTNVCNVLIPVAVGAVIYFVVLFKLDKGIHDEISGLVKQFGLPWPRWL from the coding sequence ATGCCTCCTGCAATCATTTCCCGCATCTCCGAAATCCCGCCCATCCAGCGTCAGAGCATGATTCAAATCAGCGTCACCATAGCGATAACGCTCCTTGGATTTCTCTCAACCATGCTCTTTACCCATCTTCTTGGAAAAGATCTGATGGGTGTCTATTTCCTCTTCCTCGCATATTTCGGCATCTTCAACATGATCGGTGACGGCGGTTTCGGCAGTGCTGCGGTCAAACGCATATCTGAAGGAAAAGATCAGAATGAGTACCTTACTGCATATGCAACGCTTCGACTTATCCTCATCATTGTATCAACTCTCATTCTTCTTGTGATCGGCCCGTACTTTGTGGATCTCGAAGGCTACAACATGGTCATGTGGATTATCATCGCCCTTGCTGCGGCATTCTTCGGTCACACAATTACCTACGGTGTATACTCCCTCGGTCATGTAGGAATCTGGAATCTTTCCACAGGAATAAACGAGATCTCGCGAATCAGTATACAGGTAATAGCCGTTCTCTTAGGATATTCCGTTGCAGGACTTTTTGGAGGTTTTGTCATCGGCTTGATTCTGTCCGGTATCGCCTGCATCAAATATTTCACATTCAAACCTGCCCGTTTCGGTTTCCGTCATCTGCAGAGTCTTTTCACTTACTCAATGTGGGCATTTCTGATCACAACAGGCTCAGTAGTTCTCACCTATACTGACACCATTTTCATCGGCTACTTCATGACCAATGGTGATGTCGGCGTTTATCGTGTGGCACTCCAACTCACCACAATAGGCACATTCATCACTGCTGCGATTGCCAGCACTCTCACCCCGAAGTTCAGCAACTGGAGCGCCAAAGGCGACCTCACTCAGATTCCAGGCATCCTCACAAGAAGCATCACCTATGGACTTCTTCTCGCAGTACCCACAGCCGCAGGAGGCATTCTCCTATCTGAGCGACTGCTCTACTTTTTCTACGGAGCTGACTTTGCTGTCGGCGGGACGGCCTGTGCAATTCTGCTTCTCCTGCAGATCGTCAACGTCTTCATGGTGTTCTTTGGAACAACCCTCAGCGCTATCGACCATGCCCGCCAGTCCTTCTATGCGACCGCTTCAGCTGCGCTGCTCAACATTGTTCTCAACGTTGCCTTAATTCCCCTCATCGGCATCGAAGGCGCAGCCGTCGCCTCACTTATCAGCATCATCCTCAATGCGGTCCTTCTCAGACACTTCCTCAAACGCTATGTCCCTATCAGGTTCGAGGCAAAACCGATCATCCACATCATCGCAAGTGCTCTTCTGATGGCAGCATTCATCTTCATCTACAAAGAGTTCGTTCCGCTAACCAATGTCTGCAATGTGCTCATTCCAGTAGCTGTCGGAGCAGTCATCTACTTTGTTGTCCTCTTCAAACTTGACAAAGGAATTCACGACGAGATTTCGGGTCTTGTAAAACAGTTCGGGCTTCCTTGGCCGAGATGGCTGTGA